The following are encoded together in the Bacteroidales bacterium MB20-C3-3 genome:
- a CDS encoding putative sulfate exporter family transporter, protein MKKFFLQFKNEDWIATFMGAILVILVIFVPSLGKVKYQFPEGYPDWFAKVPFEVTKFVIIFGLSYIGLKLLDVKMRWFPLSFIFIYGLSFLAQYISTLAPIKQIGFEAVFFSVAIGLLIRNVFGLPKWLEPAARSEFFIKAGLVVLGTTIIFGEIMKAGSLGMVQAIIVILLVWNFSFWLSKKLGIDKEMGVLLSTAVSICGVSAAIAASGAMKGDSKKLSFVVSLVLVVAVPMMYLMPFLAKLMGLTQEVAGAWLGGTIDTTGAVVASGKFLGDIAESQSVIIKASQNALLGVAAFAISIYWSMKGTNKELRPSASVIWDRFPKFVIGFMLASVVFSFLLEPATAKGLSGAAKALRETLFSVAFVAIGLETDFRKVFGKENNRYTAAFLIAQTFNIILTLAIAFLLFGKYEFSFGF, encoded by the coding sequence ATGAAAAAATTCTTCTTGCAATTCAAGAATGAGGATTGGATTGCTACATTTATGGGTGCAATTCTTGTTATTCTTGTAATTTTTGTACCATCCCTGGGCAAGGTGAAGTATCAGTTCCCTGAGGGATACCCTGACTGGTTTGCCAAAGTCCCTTTTGAAGTAACAAAATTTGTGATAATCTTTGGTCTGAGCTATATTGGGCTTAAGCTCCTTGATGTTAAAATGAGATGGTTCCCGCTCTCATTCATCTTTATTTACGGATTATCTTTTCTTGCTCAATATATTAGTACTCTTGCACCAATAAAACAGATTGGTTTTGAAGCTGTCTTTTTTTCTGTTGCAATTGGATTACTAATAAGAAATGTTTTTGGGTTGCCTAAATGGCTGGAGCCGGCGGCAAGAAGTGAATTTTTCATAAAGGCCGGTCTTGTTGTTCTGGGAACAACTATAATATTTGGTGAGATAATGAAAGCCGGTTCTTTAGGAATGGTTCAGGCTATAATAGTTATACTTCTGGTATGGAACTTCTCTTTCTGGCTTTCAAAGAAACTGGGTATTGACAAAGAGATGGGTGTACTCCTCTCAACAGCTGTTTCAATATGCGGGGTATCAGCCGCAATTGCTGCAAGCGGTGCAATGAAGGGTGATTCAAAGAAACTCTCTTTTGTTGTCTCTCTGGTTCTGGTTGTAGCTGTCCCGATGATGTACTTAATGCCTTTTCTTGCAAAGCTTATGGGATTAACACAAGAGGTTGCAGGAGCATGGCTGGGGGGTACTATTGACACAACAGGCGCTGTTGTTGCTTCCGGAAAATTCCTGGGAGATATTGCTGAATCACAAAGTGTTATAATAAAAGCCTCTCAAAATGCACTTTTGGGGGTTGCCGCATTTGCTATTTCAATTTATTGGTCAATGAAAGGAACTAATAAGGAGTTAAGACCATCTGCATCAGTAATATGGGACAGGTTTCCAAAATTTGTAATCGGGTTTATGCTGGCATCTGTTGTTTTCAGCTTTCTATTAGAGCCGGCTACAGCGAAGGGATTGAGCGGTGCAGCCAAAGCTCTTAGAGAGACCCTCTTCTCCGTTGCATTTGTTGCCATCGGGCTTGAAACCGATTTCAGAAAAGTGTTTGGGAAGGAGAACAACCGATACACAGCCGCATTCCTTATTGCTCAAACATTTAATATTATCCTGACTTTAGCAATTGCATTCCTGTTGTTTGGCAAATATGAATTCTCCTTTGGATTCTAA
- the argH gene encoding argininosuccinate lyase, whose translation MSLLWSKGSNPDSKVSEFTVGKDRELDLQMAGFDIEGSIAHVNMIASIGLLPDDEAALLVEELEKMADDVKRGFFILEDGVEDIHSQVEINLTKRVGEIGKKIHSGRSRNDQVLVDIKLFLKSEIKRVLKQTDLLFDTLISLSEEHKDILIPGYTHSQIAMPSSAGLWLGGYAETLSDDLWLLLSAWNIADQNPLGSAAGYGSSFPLDREMTTTLLGFGTMHYNSAAAQMSRGKTEKSLAFAISSIASTLNKLASDSILFMNGNYGFISFPDDVTTGSSIMPHKKNPDVWELIRGHSNRLQSLPNEITMMTTNLTHGYHRDFQLLKEVLFPSIKVVVDIIEMTNFMLKKMIIKRDILDDKKYDYLFTVEEVNRRVISGTPFRDAYREVGEEVNQGRFKAEKRVAHTHEGSIGNLCNEQIIVKFKTIVSMFGK comes from the coding sequence ATGAGTTTACTTTGGAGCAAAGGGAGTAATCCTGACTCAAAAGTCAGTGAGTTTACTGTTGGTAAAGACAGAGAACTGGATTTGCAGATGGCAGGATTTGATATTGAGGGATCCATAGCCCATGTCAATATGATTGCATCAATTGGCTTGCTGCCGGATGACGAGGCTGCTCTTCTTGTTGAGGAGCTTGAAAAAATGGCAGATGATGTTAAGAGAGGCTTTTTTATTCTTGAGGATGGAGTGGAGGATATTCATTCTCAGGTTGAGATAAACCTGACAAAACGGGTAGGAGAGATAGGAAAAAAAATTCACTCAGGCAGATCCAGAAATGATCAGGTACTTGTAGATATTAAGCTATTTCTTAAGAGTGAGATAAAAAGAGTCCTCAAACAGACAGATCTATTATTTGATACACTAATCTCACTTAGTGAAGAGCATAAGGATATTCTGATTCCTGGCTACACACACAGCCAGATTGCCATGCCATCATCAGCAGGATTATGGTTAGGCGGTTATGCCGAGACTCTCTCAGATGATCTCTGGCTCCTTCTGTCGGCCTGGAATATAGCAGACCAGAACCCACTGGGATCCGCTGCCGGATATGGAAGCTCCTTTCCACTGGACAGGGAGATGACCACTACTCTTCTTGGATTTGGAACTATGCATTATAACTCAGCAGCTGCTCAGATGAGCAGGGGGAAAACAGAGAAGAGTCTGGCTTTTGCGATATCTTCAATTGCTTCCACTTTGAATAAACTGGCCTCTGACTCAATACTTTTTATGAATGGTAATTATGGCTTTATCTCATTCCCGGATGATGTTACAACGGGGTCAAGCATAATGCCACATAAGAAAAATCCTGATGTATGGGAACTTATAAGAGGGCATTCCAACAGGCTGCAGAGCCTGCCCAATGAAATAACTATGATGACCACAAACCTTACTCACGGTTATCACAGGGATTTTCAGCTCCTGAAAGAGGTTTTGTTTCCCTCAATTAAAGTTGTTGTTGACATTATTGAGATGACAAATTTTATGCTCAAGAAAATGATAATAAAAAGGGATATTCTGGATGATAAAAAGTATGACTACCTCTTTACTGTTGAAGAGGTCAACAGGAGGGTAATATCGGGGACCCCTTTCAGAGATGCCTACAGGGAGGTGGGTGAAGAGGTTAATCAAGGCCGATTCAAGGCAGAAAAGAGAGTTGCCCATACTCACGAAGGGAGTATAGGCAACCTGTGTAACGAACAAATAATAGTTAAATTTAAAACAATAGTGTCAATGTTTGGTAAGTAA
- a CDS encoding DUF4249 domain-containing protein has translation MKFTKSTFIFFLLLCLPLSCVIPFEPVGYEGSDNILVIEGDINSKGVTEVYLSRTQRLKDLNKTTYIKGAAVWIESEKGVKFFAQQSINGSVIVYRTQNLVLDKSQKYKLCVSLQGGNLYESELLSVLTSPPIKDIGFKRDTVKQSVTFHVSTEDPSNRTKYYRWTYTEDWEFSAHNFASYTYNPKTGQIDELPYEDNIFFCWNKGVSKSILIASTSHLSQDKVHEMPLVSMGKSDDRISILYSIEVSQRAITREAYLYWENIRKNSDKVGGIFSPQPSEIYGNIRCVSDPSEVVLGFISAVEISTMRFFASDAEMDIYSSYHDCELIVPEKEDPPRTWLALYQDGYLVISNNPMDRESIWSRDACVDCRLRGTKNKPSFWPNDHK, from the coding sequence ATGAAGTTCACAAAATCAACATTTATATTTTTTCTTCTTTTATGTCTGCCCTTAAGTTGTGTTATACCCTTTGAACCGGTAGGGTACGAGGGATCAGACAATATACTGGTAATTGAGGGCGATATCAATTCAAAAGGGGTAACAGAGGTTTATTTAAGCAGGACCCAGAGATTAAAAGATCTGAACAAGACCACTTATATCAAGGGAGCAGCAGTATGGATAGAGAGCGAAAAAGGAGTTAAGTTCTTTGCCCAGCAGAGTATTAATGGTTCTGTTATTGTATACAGAACTCAGAATCTGGTTCTTGATAAAAGTCAGAAGTATAAACTCTGTGTCTCTCTCCAGGGAGGCAATCTTTATGAATCAGAACTCTTATCTGTATTAACCTCTCCTCCAATAAAAGATATTGGTTTTAAAAGAGACACCGTTAAACAGAGTGTCACTTTTCATGTTAGTACAGAAGATCCTTCAAACAGAACAAAATATTACAGATGGACATATACTGAAGACTGGGAATTTTCCGCACACAATTTTGCATCATACACCTATAATCCTAAAACAGGACAAATAGATGAACTGCCATACGAAGACAATATCTTCTTCTGCTGGAATAAGGGAGTCTCAAAATCAATCCTGATAGCAAGTACAAGCCATCTCTCCCAAGACAAGGTTCATGAAATGCCTTTGGTATCTATGGGCAAAAGCGACGACAGAATATCAATACTCTACTCAATTGAAGTTTCTCAGAGAGCTATTACCAGAGAAGCTTATCTATATTGGGAAAATATCAGAAAAAACTCAGATAAGGTTGGAGGCATTTTTTCTCCTCAGCCAAGTGAAATATATGGGAATATAAGATGTGTCAGTGATCCGTCTGAAGTCGTTCTTGGGTTTATAAGTGCTGTTGAAATATCAACTATGAGGTTCTTTGCATCGGATGCAGAGATGGATATATACTCCAGTTACCATGATTGTGAATTGATCGTGCCGGAAAAGGAGGATCCCCCAAGAACATGGCTGGCATTGTATCAGGATGGATATCTTGTGATCTCAAATAACCCTATGGACAGAGAGAGTATTTGGTCCAGGGATGCTTGTGTGGATTGCCGATTAAGAGGAACAAAAAACAAACCATCATTCTGGCCAAACGACCATAAATAG
- a CDS encoding C69 family dipeptidase: MKKIVALLAFITLSAYSGLACTNLLITSGASVNGSNMVSYSADSHTRYGVLVHYPASRYQKNSTLDIYEWGKERYLGKIPQAEKTYNVIGNMNEHQVVIGESTWGGLESQYDPQGIVDYGSLMYIALQRAKTAREAINVITTLANEYGYASSGESISIADKSEVWFLEIIGKAPKVVDGKNINKGAVWVAIRIPDGYISGHANQARITTFPKNDPENCLYAPDVITHAREQGLYKGGDEEFSFADTYGPADGATVRGCDARVWSFFNRYAEEDMSKYLDYALGHNLKNRMPLYVKAKRKLGVKDVADMMRDHYEGTAMDMTKDIGAGGNALPYRWRPMGFEVDGEKYINERAIATQQTGFWFVGEARPNIPDQIGGIFWFAVDDAATSPLTPVYTSSTSISDNYRLGNGSMLEYSPTSMFWITNRIAQFAYLRYNHIGTEVRSIIDTHEKEMMKRVAETDQKASEFLKKSPERIAPLTTEFSVNSANELFNKWKKLDEYLLVKYMDGNTKKQNPDGSFKNNGHSDKIPPAPDFPGYTDIWKKAVKESAGLRLREP; this comes from the coding sequence ATGAAGAAAATCGTTGCATTATTAGCTTTTATAACTCTTAGCGCCTATTCCGGCCTTGCCTGTACAAATCTTTTAATAACATCCGGGGCATCTGTTAACGGAAGCAACATGGTAAGCTACTCTGCTGATTCTCACACCAGATATGGTGTACTTGTACACTATCCTGCAAGCAGATACCAGAAAAACTCCACGCTTGATATATATGAGTGGGGAAAGGAGAGGTATCTTGGCAAAATTCCTCAGGCAGAAAAAACATATAATGTAATTGGTAATATGAACGAGCATCAGGTTGTTATAGGTGAATCAACCTGGGGCGGTCTGGAGTCTCAATATGATCCTCAGGGTATAGTTGACTACGGATCACTTATGTATATTGCTCTGCAAAGAGCTAAAACTGCAAGGGAGGCAATAAATGTGATAACAACTCTTGCTAATGAATATGGTTATGCATCTTCAGGAGAATCAATATCCATCGCAGATAAGAGTGAGGTTTGGTTTCTTGAGATAATAGGGAAGGCTCCAAAAGTGGTTGACGGGAAAAACATTAACAAAGGAGCTGTCTGGGTTGCTATTCGAATACCTGACGGATATATTTCAGGTCATGCAAACCAGGCAAGGATAACAACATTTCCAAAAAACGACCCGGAAAATTGCCTGTATGCACCGGATGTAATAACTCACGCCAGAGAGCAGGGGTTGTACAAAGGAGGCGATGAAGAGTTCAGTTTTGCCGATACATATGGTCCTGCAGATGGAGCAACAGTCAGGGGATGTGACGCAAGGGTATGGAGCTTCTTTAACAGATATGCAGAGGAGGATATGAGTAAATATCTGGACTACGCACTTGGACATAATCTTAAAAACAGAATGCCTCTTTATGTTAAAGCTAAGAGAAAATTGGGTGTCAAGGATGTAGCCGATATGATGAGAGATCACTACGAGGGTACAGCTATGGATATGACAAAAGATATAGGTGCAGGTGGAAATGCCCTGCCTTACAGATGGAGACCAATGGGATTCGAGGTTGACGGAGAGAAATATATAAATGAAAGAGCTATCGCAACACAGCAGACCGGCTTTTGGTTTGTGGGAGAGGCGAGACCCAATATACCTGATCAGATAGGAGGCATATTCTGGTTTGCAGTTGACGATGCCGCCACATCTCCTCTAACCCCTGTATACACCTCATCTACTTCTATTTCGGATAACTACAGACTTGGAAATGGCTCAATGCTGGAGTACTCCCCTACCTCTATGTTCTGGATAACAAACAGAATTGCTCAGTTTGCCTATCTCAGATACAACCATATAGGAACAGAAGTTAGATCAATAATAGATACTCATGAAAAAGAGATGATGAAGAGAGTAGCTGAGACAGATCAAAAAGCGTCAGAATTTTTAAAAAAGAGTCCGGAGAGAATTGCTCCCCTTACGACTGAATTTTCCGTAAACTCAGCAAACGAACTCTTTAATAAGTGGAAAAAACTGGATGAATATCTTCTGGTTAAATATATGGATGGTAATACAAAGAAACAAAATCCGGACGGTTCATTTAAAAATAATGGCCACTCTGACAAAATACCTCCCGCACCCGATTTTCCGGGATATACAGATATCTGGAAAAAAGCTGTTAAGGAGAGCGCCGGACTAAGATTAAGAGAACCTTAA
- the argB gene encoding acetylglutamate kinase, translating to MKVLNVVKIGGNVVDNPEALERFLIMFNKMEGPKILIHGGGILASEMSATLGIKTVMKDGRRVTDAETLKICTMVYAGWVNKSIVAALQKIGCDSLGLSGTDAGCVPAKRRSPEPFDFGFVGDVNPAEVNSGFISSLIGRGITPVFCPVTYEKSGNLLNTNADTMASSIAIAMSHHYYTRLVYCFEKKGVLYDQANEESVIPLINTEGYNRLKKEGVVTAGMIPKLDNAYYALEKGVSEVYIKEWTAIAHKAGTMLKL from the coding sequence ATGAAAGTCCTTAATGTCGTAAAAATTGGAGGGAATGTTGTAGATAATCCGGAGGCTCTGGAGAGGTTTCTTATTATGTTCAACAAAATGGAGGGACCAAAGATTCTTATTCACGGAGGAGGCATACTCGCAAGCGAAATGTCTGCAACTCTCGGGATAAAAACAGTTATGAAAGATGGCCGCCGTGTAACAGATGCAGAGACACTGAAGATCTGTACAATGGTTTATGCCGGATGGGTAAATAAAAGTATTGTGGCCGCTCTTCAGAAAATTGGCTGCGATTCTCTTGGGCTGTCCGGGACTGATGCAGGTTGTGTCCCAGCTAAAAGACGCTCTCCTGAGCCGTTTGATTTTGGTTTTGTGGGCGATGTTAATCCGGCGGAGGTAAATTCCGGATTCATAAGTAGCTTGATAGGAAGAGGTATAACACCTGTTTTCTGTCCTGTAACTTATGAGAAATCCGGGAACCTGCTTAATACCAATGCAGATACAATGGCCTCATCAATAGCAATTGCTATGTCCCATCATTACTACACCAGATTGGTTTATTGTTTTGAAAAAAAGGGTGTGTTGTATGATCAGGCTAATGAAGAGAGTGTAATTCCGCTGATTAATACGGAGGGTTACAACAGGCTAAAAAAAGAGGGTGTAGTGACTGCCGGTATGATTCCAAAGTTGGATAATGCCTATTATGCTTTAGAAAAGGGGGTCTCTGAGGTTTATATAAAGGAGTGGACTGCCATTGCTCATAAGGCTGGAACAATGTTAAAACTCTGA
- a CDS encoding TonB-dependent receptor has protein sequence MRNKLLFILFCSTFSLFAYAQQNVFVLSMAGPDSVISVARREAGLKVYFPKSAYSDSLKISLSSSRKDFLRNLSSELRRQGYSATIRGEHIFVLKEDVLQMSLPVAFFNEGEDTLSDNSVSSLFPGTESIAMSQNKIYKVGDPSRISKGGRAVISGYIKDLDSGEPLIGISVASDNKTFAVTDSYGFYRISLQPGSRMLKFKGYGYEDSDLMVELYGDGGLDVLLKERVYSLKGVVLSAENTHNLRSTQMGLEKVRIDRIKHVPAAFGEADVLKIVLTLPGVKSVGEASGGFNVRGGATDQNLILFNDGTIFNPTHLFGLFSAFNADIVNDIELYKSTIPARFGGRISSVLEINSREGNSKKITGSAGIGLLTGKFHIEGPVIKDKLNFIVGVRTTYSDWILGLLPENTEYKNGSATFQDFTAGLSYKVDNKNTLYLNGYYSRDGFKFSNDTTFAYQNANASLKWRSIINESHNLVISAGYDLYNYKTSDFGNPVNAYTMDFNIKQGFVRANFNWLINEKHSLNYGLNTIFYHLSPGSLVPEGAESIVVPRKLPLEKGVESALYVGDTWSITDKLSLELGLRYSLYSALGEKTYFNYYPGEPRSESTIVDSTIVPSGKMVKPYLGPEFRVSARYAFNNDFSLKAGFNSMRQNIHMLSNTTAISPTDIWKLSDANISPQTGWQAAAGFYGNIFGRRIELSVEGYYKEMDNYLDYKSGAVITMNKYIERDVVKTVGRAYGAEIMLKKPLGKLNGWMAYTYSRTMLKQVPESGEMLINKGNWYSASYDKPHEIKLVANYKFTQRFSVSLNVDYSSGRPVTIPLSKYNYGNGYRLFYSDRNAYRIPDYFRMDFSINIEPSHNLTLLTHSTITLGVYNLTGRKNAYSIYYDTHSGSKIKGYKLSIFGAPIPYITYNIKF, from the coding sequence ATGAGAAATAAATTATTGTTTATACTTTTCTGTAGTACTTTTTCTTTATTTGCTTATGCACAGCAAAATGTATTCGTTCTTAGTATGGCCGGTCCGGATTCCGTGATTTCTGTAGCCAGACGAGAGGCGGGGTTAAAAGTCTATTTCCCCAAATCTGCATATTCTGACTCATTAAAAATATCGCTTAGTTCATCAAGGAAAGATTTCTTAAGGAATTTATCCTCCGAGTTAAGAAGACAAGGATATTCAGCAACAATCAGAGGCGAGCATATCTTTGTATTGAAAGAGGATGTATTGCAGATGAGTTTGCCTGTAGCCTTCTTTAATGAAGGGGAAGATACTCTCTCTGATAATTCAGTTTCATCACTCTTTCCCGGAACTGAAAGCATAGCAATGTCCCAAAACAAGATTTATAAAGTTGGAGATCCTTCAAGAATTTCAAAAGGTGGAAGAGCTGTTATTAGCGGATACATTAAAGACCTTGACAGTGGGGAGCCTTTGATAGGAATTTCTGTCGCATCAGATAATAAAACATTTGCAGTTACTGATTCATATGGTTTTTACAGAATATCTCTTCAGCCAGGTTCAAGAATGTTGAAATTTAAAGGTTACGGCTATGAAGATTCTGACCTTATGGTAGAACTATACGGAGATGGGGGATTAGATGTCCTTCTGAAAGAGAGAGTTTACTCTCTTAAAGGGGTGGTTCTTTCAGCAGAAAACACCCACAATCTAAGAAGTACCCAAATGGGTTTGGAAAAGGTTAGGATTGACAGGATTAAACATGTTCCGGCCGCTTTTGGCGAGGCCGATGTATTAAAAATTGTACTAACTCTTCCCGGAGTAAAATCGGTAGGCGAAGCCTCAGGAGGATTTAATGTAAGAGGTGGCGCAACAGATCAGAATCTGATTCTGTTTAATGATGGGACTATTTTTAATCCGACTCACCTTTTTGGTCTTTTTTCAGCATTTAATGCAGATATCGTTAATGACATCGAGCTTTATAAAAGTACAATACCTGCAAGATTTGGAGGAAGGATCTCCTCTGTCCTTGAAATCAACAGCCGAGAGGGCAATAGTAAAAAGATTACAGGCTCAGCCGGAATAGGGCTTTTGACAGGGAAATTTCATATAGAGGGCCCGGTTATCAAGGATAAATTAAATTTCATAGTAGGTGTTAGAACAACTTATTCAGATTGGATTCTTGGCCTTCTTCCGGAGAACACTGAATATAAAAACGGATCAGCAACATTTCAGGATTTTACAGCCGGCCTAAGTTATAAAGTTGACAATAAGAATACACTCTATTTAAATGGATACTATTCAAGAGATGGATTTAAATTCAGTAATGACACAACTTTTGCTTACCAAAACGCAAATGCTTCCCTGAAATGGCGGAGCATTATAAACGAGAGCCATAATTTGGTTATTTCTGCCGGCTATGACCTCTATAATTATAAAACAAGTGACTTTGGCAATCCTGTAAATGCCTATACAATGGACTTTAATATAAAGCAAGGATTTGTCAGAGCTAATTTTAACTGGCTTATTAATGAAAAGCACTCTCTTAATTATGGCCTTAATACCATATTTTATCATCTGAGTCCCGGATCATTGGTGCCGGAGGGAGCGGAATCAATTGTTGTCCCCAGAAAACTTCCACTTGAGAAGGGTGTTGAATCTGCCCTCTATGTTGGAGATACCTGGAGTATTACAGATAAACTCTCTCTTGAACTTGGACTGAGATATTCTCTTTACTCTGCTCTGGGAGAGAAAACCTACTTTAACTATTATCCGGGAGAACCCAGGAGCGAGTCGACTATTGTTGACAGCACCATTGTCCCCTCAGGTAAAATGGTTAAACCCTATTTGGGACCGGAATTCAGAGTCTCTGCCAGATATGCGTTTAATAATGACTTCTCTTTGAAAGCAGGTTTTAACAGTATGAGACAAAATATTCATATGCTCTCTAATACAACTGCAATATCTCCTACTGATATATGGAAACTAAGCGATGCAAATATATCTCCTCAAACCGGCTGGCAAGCAGCAGCTGGTTTTTACGGTAATATTTTCGGAAGGAGGATTGAGCTGTCTGTGGAGGGTTATTACAAAGAGATGGATAACTATCTTGATTATAAGAGCGGGGCGGTAATAACAATGAATAAATATATTGAAAGGGATGTGGTTAAAACAGTGGGAAGAGCATACGGTGCCGAGATAATGCTTAAAAAACCACTGGGTAAACTTAACGGATGGATGGCATATACATATTCAAGAACAATGCTTAAACAGGTGCCGGAGTCCGGGGAGATGCTTATTAATAAAGGCAATTGGTATTCCGCATCATATGACAAACCTCACGAGATTAAACTTGTTGCAAATTACAAATTCACACAAAGATTTAGTGTCTCTCTCAATGTAGATTACTCATCAGGTAGGCCCGTTACAATACCGTTGAGTAAATATAATTACGGAAATGGTTACAGGCTGTTTTATTCAGACAGAAATGCATACAGAATTCCTGATTACTTCCGGATGGATTTCTCAATTAATATCGAGCCTAGTCATAATCTGACACTTTTAACCCACAGTACTATTACATTAGGAGTATACAATCTTACCGGACGAAAAAATGCATATTCCATCTATTACGATACACACAGCGGTAGCAAGATTAAAGGGTATAAGCTCTCGATCTTTGGTGCACCTATTCCTTATATTACTTATAATATTAAATTCTGA
- a CDS encoding M20/M25/M40 family metallo-hydrolase, giving the protein MKDTLLSQMTAKAVGLLREMVSIPSYSGEEDALSDLIEKKLGAEGVDVNRVGNNLWALAYPYNSEAPLLMLNSHIDTVRPSQSYTFDPFNSSSDNSVIRGLGSNDAGASVVSMIETFLYFRKNVLPFNLLLAISAEEENSGPNGMKMLYPLLPKADCAVIGEPTKMETAIAERGLIVIDATSRGVSGHAARDEGVNAIMIAHEDISKLASYKFDKVSPLMGEVKISVTRIEAGREHNVVPDRCTFTLDIRPNDQYSNEEIFYILEDLLKSDLKPRSLGNRCSKTPDGHQLIECARRCGFPIYVSPTTSDWIRVPLPAIKMGPGDSGRSHRADEYVTVEELREGIKGYVTFINNLNLKR; this is encoded by the coding sequence ATGAAAGATACTCTTTTAAGTCAAATGACTGCTAAAGCAGTAGGATTGCTGAGGGAGATGGTCTCAATTCCATCTTACTCCGGAGAGGAGGATGCTCTATCGGATTTGATAGAGAAAAAGCTTGGAGCGGAGGGTGTTGATGTGAACAGAGTGGGCAATAACCTGTGGGCACTTGCTTATCCTTATAATTCTGAGGCTCCTCTGCTAATGCTGAACTCTCATATTGATACTGTAAGACCGTCTCAATCATACACATTTGATCCGTTCAATTCATCTTCAGATAATAGTGTAATCCGGGGTCTTGGCAGTAATGATGCGGGTGCCTCTGTTGTGAGCATGATAGAGACATTCTTATATTTCAGAAAAAATGTTTTGCCATTCAATTTATTACTTGCAATCAGTGCAGAGGAGGAAAATTCCGGTCCTAACGGGATGAAGATGCTTTATCCCCTGTTACCTAAGGCTGACTGTGCCGTAATTGGTGAGCCGACAAAAATGGAGACAGCCATAGCAGAGAGAGGTTTGATTGTTATTGATGCTACTTCAAGGGGTGTGAGTGGACATGCTGCAAGAGATGAGGGTGTCAATGCAATTATGATTGCTCATGAAGATATTTCTAAATTAGCTTCATACAAATTTGACAAAGTATCACCTCTGATGGGAGAGGTGAAGATTAGTGTAACAAGGATAGAGGCCGGAAGAGAGCACAATGTAGTTCCTGACAGATGCACTTTTACTTTGGATATAAGACCCAATGATCAGTATTCTAATGAGGAGATATTTTATATCCTTGAAGATTTGCTTAAAAGTGACCTCAAACCAAGGTCGCTTGGGAACAGGTGTTCAAAAACACCGGATGGTCATCAACTTATTGAGTGTGCCCGGAGATGCGGATTTCCAATATATGTATCACCTACAACTTCTGACTGGATAAGAGTGCCACTCCCCGCAATAAAGATGGGGCCTGGTGATTCCGGTCGCTCTCACAGGGCCGATGAGTATGTCACAGTTGAGGAGTTGCGGGAGGGGATCAAGGGTTATGTGACTTTCATAAACAATTTAAATCTTAAGAGATGA